Part of the Phalacrocorax carbo chromosome 9, bPhaCar2.1, whole genome shotgun sequence genome is shown below.
AAGAGAATGCTGAAGCTGGTCGCTTGCCTTTGCTGGCTGGCTGATACTGAGATAAGAGCTCTAGGATGCAGGAGGTATGGGCcgctgtgccaggcagcctaGCACGGAAAACTGCCCAATGCTGGGTGACTCTTGGCCTTAGTGTTAGCGACTGTAAACAgcacctccttttcctcagggGTATACCTGCCACCACTAATAGCTCATCTGGGGATCTGTGCTGGCTCTTTCTTTGTTCATCGTATATATTAGGGATTCCAGTAATGCAGttgattggtaataaagtaataaattaatgaagtaaTTTCCCCTAATCGAGTCACTGTTTTGCCAGTggtggtaattgctgagtgatctccctgtctttatcgaaaagcactgcattttgttgtcattttctcctcctgcagtgaTGTGGAGCGGCAATGATTGAGCGGTTTGGTGAGAcctggtgcccagctgtgctcaACCACTGACAGTATCCATGGCACATGTCACCGGATCTCAGGTTTGGTGAGGGTTTCAGGGGtcttttgtctgctttgtaAGGGGAGCCATTGGGCTATCAAGCTATGGATGCTTGAAGCAGCTGTGAGTTGCTGctccggggtggggccgaggggcggggcTGGCCGGCGGGCGTGCCCGTGATGCGCTCTGgcgcctgtgacagcagaggggacGAGTCACAATGGGGGCGGTTATCAGGGGCGCCAGCAGGACGCCCTGCCCCAGTACAGCCTGGGCCAGCGGTGAGTGCGCAcacaggcagaggctgggctggacgAGGGCCGGGGCAGAAGCGCGCGCCCCCGGTGGGGTGGGTTCTCACCCTGCATCGAGGGCACAGCCGCTCGTGGGAGCGCCTTGGGCAGGGCACGGTGATGCCGCTGCCGCGGGTGGGCgcaggccttgctgcctcccagctgccttgccccctctcctccctgcccccagctccccccgccaccacctccctcccttccagccacactcaaccccttctctccctcctcccgcaggcCATGGCTGCCACAGAATTCCTCATCCGGGTTCTGCTAGGGACCATTTGGTACCCGCAGAAGGTCGGTGATGAGCTGGATGAGGCCACGCGTGAGCGCATGCAGCAACGTGctcagctgctgagcctggagatgtctcggctgctgcaggagctggagcagagcagccaggagcagagcaatgtggcctggggagctctgctctttgctgccttgcagcagcgaCAGTTCTGGGCCATTGCTGgagtcctggtcctgctctttGGGCTCTGGTGGTGGCTCAGCAGAAGGAGCCATGAGACCGACACatgcagcaagaaaggcagttgcagaaagaaggggcacaggcaggagcaagaaggaaaacccagtgTTGCTCTGGATGTGGGCAGAATTTTGGCGGAGCGCCTTCTGGACGTGCCAGAATCATTTGtcatggtggaggagctggtggatgaacTTCTGCGTACCTGCCGAAGACTCTGCAGGAATAGTTTCATGCCGCGACTGATGCCAGCCATTGGGGAGGGTAGTTTCTGCCAAGGCTGGAGTCCCCGTGAGGATGACGCCGTCTACCGCCTGCTCGTGCCCCTGCAGGCCCCCCACGGGCACGCCTTCCACCTCGAGCTGGGCACTGATGAGGAGATGCCGGCAAGGAACTCCCGCCTCCGCGTGGAGCTGGTGTGTACCTGCACGAGGGAGCGGCTGGTGAAGgacatgctgtgcttcctccaccaccccaaggaggagctgaggagaaatCAGGGTCCCAGCCTGCTAGGCACCCTCTGCACCGGCCCCTACCTAGACGTGGAGAAAACCACACGTTGGTTCCAGACATTGGTACGTGCAGCCTGGCAGGTTTTGCCTCGGTCGCAACACAGCCGCCTCAcagtgctgccctccaggcgctcctgcaagctccgggttgtggatgcttctgatagtctcctcctgattgagatgctgtttggggtgcagcaaggtgactcggacaccttcctgagcatcgagtaggcagaggccaggcttaCCATCAGCGGGACGtggccagagagctgtgctaTGGCAGAGGTGCACATCTTCACGCACAGGGCCAGGCGTGGCGGCACTCCCCGGGGAGCTGGTCCTGCAGAACCAAGCACGCTGGACACGGAGAACACACAGCTCCGTCAGCTGTGGGAATTGCTGCTGCGCCTTTCCTGCGCAGAAGAAGCACGCCCTGGGGAGCGGGGCCCCATGCAGCTGAAGGGGCCGTTGCAAGGAGGCTTGCGACAGAGACACCCGTTGCCTGCTGGACGGTGACTGCCCTTCCTCTCTGAGAGACACTGTCCCCTCCGGGACCTTTACTCTGTGCCAAGGTGCCAATAAATCGTGTCTTTGAATAAACGCTGATTCTGCGAGTGTCTGTGCGCCACTTTGTTGGGGAACATGGGCACGGGGtgctccctgctcagctggCGCAGTTAGAgagcattttgcagaagagctgatgCAGTGGGCTCTGGTTTCGCTGATTGTTTAACTATGGCCCGCCCTGTCTGTGCTCCTGCCATGGGCCTCATCCTGCAGAAGGGCTTTGGGAAATGAAAGCCTGCCACAGCATCTGAGATACTGCTTCGCAAATGCCTCTGTAGATGAGAATGGGTAGGTATTGGATAGGTAGAATATGTCTGGACctatgtataaatataatgaggtagccGGCTACGTtatgcttgatttgtggaaaaccaccgagCAGCCAGGCTTGCGCAACCCTGAAGTAAattagcaatgtctctcctgaggGTGTGATTATCGACTCGTTGCACACCGGGCAGCGAATCCGCTTTTCGGACAACATCTGTGCGCCTGACGGCCTTGGGCTGCGCGCGGGAGGCCCtggccagcaggcagcaggtctTGGGAGAGTTGGGCGGTGCTGGCTGTCCCCGCAACCGCTTCCAACCATGGGAAGTGTTAGGAAACTTTCGCAACTGTCCCGCACCGACTCAGGAGAGAGGCTAGGGTGCAAAGTACAGAATTACAAGAGAAATTCTTTATTCATGCGCATGAGGTGTCCCATGCAAACTGGGGCACTCCAAACATGGTTTTACACGAGGTTCTTATACCTTTCTCTAGCATTCAGGCACAACGTGATTTGACCAAGCGCTACTTAACACGCACATACTactattttgcaaagcagccgTCGTTCTGTGGCATCACCATCCACCTGTTCTTTCTGGATCTAAACGACCCTGGAGTTGGTCTTGCTACAGGTACTTATCTATGACGCCAGCTAACGGGAGGCTTTCACAGAGGTGTTTGTTAGAGGGGCTTGGATGCAGATGTGACCGTGTGGGATTGGAGAATTCAGAGCACGTGAGTAACGGACAGCATCCAGGAACTTCAAGCGGGCAAAGTTGAGCCATCACCTGCATTAGAACCGGTGCCACCAGGAAAGCACGTCAGGTATTAGCAATTGGAGATTCTATGAGTGTGgcgaaacactggaacaggttgcccagagaggtggtagatgccccacccctggaaacattcaaggtcaggttggacagggcgcCGAGCAACCTGACCCAGTGGAAGATGTGTGGAATAATCGGTgggggtgacttagaaattaaacttatgtttttagaaaaggtacagcatggaagagtCTTGCAGGGTAGCGTGCGGCTGACAGGTGAgcaatccattccatggaagtccCCTAGGCTCgtaaccttagatgtcagcgatgccaggagaacttggtgttcTGACTCTAGGAGGatttgtccggagggtggaacGGTGTGGAGACACCATGGCCAGGCTCCGTGACcacggagctggtacactgcacatttgcccaggctccgtgaccacggagctggtacactgcacgtTTGCTACCCCgagccaacagtctgtcatggttttgacaaaatgctgtcctttttatcattataataccaaaacacacctccgtCCCAAAAGCTACTGCTACAAAAGTTTGCGGATACTATCCTTCAAAGTCCGAGCCTCCCCGTAAGAGGAAGCGGcgtatccagaaagttcccaaaataaaactcaatagcaacaaagtcactattaagcaggcattctttattacagcgctgggcagcactggggattgctccaccacgagtgctccagtgattcggtaaacttccaaagattatTATGCTATAAAGTCATGCATAGTCATAAGGTTCCCGAGGATTCATTAACGTATGGAAAAGTTCAATCCGCGTGCatagttgtctttttagtggtcttcgggggtcctccagtggtctccgatggtcttcctcacctgtccgatggttgaactttgggtttcctttgcctaTATATAGTCACTGAATTATCTCATCAGTCCTTTGGCCTTGGACTATCACAAGAGGCTGATGCttatctcggcactgatgtcccgAGTCTATGTTATCGATGAATTTACGAGCTTATTCAAGGTCCTTTTAATCCTATCAGGCACCAAGTGGCATTCTTCAAATACCTAAcactatctttgcaagggaggaagcCACAAGACAAGAAGGATGTGTACAATTAGGTCTGAGTCAgggactgtcaggggtttagtcCTTTCACTACCTGCCTCTAAgatgcaaccacccctcactgggcaaagcaagggaattttacaccaatcataataaaggtgcgtatgactagagtcactcaagctccacctgaaaggtaaaaaatagtataaattaggttaagagaaaaagggtgttggggaagataccatcgcgtaccactctgactgaTGTGCTGAGTACAGCGGAGCACGTCTGAAATATCTTTATGCTAATGCgcacagcaggaggaataaagaagaggagctagaagctttggcccagtcccagagctAGAACGTCATCGGCGTACGCAAAAgctggtgggatgagtcctgtgactggtgtgccgTGACGTGGCAGACGCTTACGGGCTCTTcaggagagagaggcagggcaggtgaggcGGAGGGGTTGATTCAGGGAATGCACAGTTAAACGTCACCaatgcaatctagtgtagcGCAACAAATGTTGGGGCCCGGAGCCAAAACTCAGCCAGGATAACGAGGTAGCCTTGGGCTGTAAGGTAACAGGCAGAGCTTGCACGATGACggaaacttgttgctttgggggagtcagaggGGCGTCAGGACAAGAAGCGCCTAAACAAAGTTATAAGGAcgctgcagaactaccaaactcctgtctggaaaccaccccgtgatccctgaggttcccctcagaagCACCCGGGACAAACAGGCAACAGCCTCAGactgccactgctgtaaggggcctcaggcaagaatgcacccAAGGATGTAATCTTcccaagcctgatggggaacatcctgggggggatgcaaacaacctagcagcaggtgccactcaaaaccaagacaaaaggagctaaggacatctccatctagataagagtcagaacacccgTTGAAACCAACACCCCTTGCAATACACTGGCAAGATTACtggatgggccaactcatgaccgaccatatgtggaagaagggacttaaaatgcaTGCGTAATTAAGAggcaagtattataattagtgccaggaaatctaatgcgtatgtatataactgagcaatataagctttgtccatcaggACTTGCAGTGTGCAAGTCAGGAGGAGCGACGCCCCTTGCACCCAGGGCTGCAATAAACCTACCTGCTTTATAACTCTCCGTGAGTTGTAGAGTTTGTTTCCGCGCCTCAGGGTAGCACTGGGTGGAAAGGAGGGGCTGGACTGTGCACAGGGCTTGCAGCTGGGGACGGCATGGTTGAGAGCCGCCGCCTAAGGgtgaaggggaaagcaaataaagcGGATGCTTTTGTGGCAGCCTACCACTGACCATCCAGCCAGGGCGATGCCACCGATGAATTATTGGACTAGGAAGTAAGGGATATCTCTGGATCAACTGCCCTCTTCCTTATGGGTGGTTTGAACTTCCCAGGCGTCAACTGGGAATATCGTACAGTGGACGCAAACAGGTCCAGGAAATTCCTGAAGCACACTGAAGATAACTTCTTGGTTATCTTAGCAGGTGCTAAGGGGGCCGACCAGGAAAGGTGCCCTCCTAGATTTGTTGCTTGTAAAGAAAGAGGGAGTGGTGGGCAATGTGGTGATTGGTGGCTGTCTTGGTCACTAGTTACAGTGACCACGAAGTAACGGAGTTCCCAGGCGTTGGCGAtagaggaaagctgccagcagaaCTTGGAGCCTGGATGCGGGGAGAGGTGACTtggggctgctgaagcagctaGTTAGTAAGGTtccctgggaatctgctttcACGGGTATTGGCTGTCCATGGATGCTGGCCACTTTGTAAGAGCCATCTCTTAAGagcgcaggagcaggcaattccaagGTGTCAGAAGTCAAGCAAGTGGGGCAGAGGGccggcttggctgaacagggatCCTCTTCAAGAACATAGGTGGAGAAGGAAAGTGTACGGACACTGGAAGCAAGGAAAGAGAGGCGACACGAGAAGACGACAGAGATGGGGCTTGCCACTGTAGGGGGAAAATCTGTGCAGCCAAAGCTCCGTTAGAGTTCAAGCTGGCCAGCActaggacatgaggaaatggactGACGCTGCGTCAGGGGAAtttcagattggacattaggaaaaggttcttcactaaGAGGGTGgctggtcactggaacaggctccccgggGAAGCGGTCACGGCAGCAAGCCTGCCAGAGTTCAAGGGGCGTCTGGATGATGCTCTTTAGTCATATGACTTAGTTTTAGGTagccctgcaaggagcagggagttggagacaatgatccttatgggtcccttccaacttgagctATTCTATGGCTCTTTGACAATAATCTGAGGGCCGCTGTACAAGGCTAGCAAGTTTCCTGGTAACCCAAGCCGCAGGGAGGTGAACGCTTCCTGTAAAGGCAGGTCTGCTCAGCAGAACAGGGCAGTAGTGAACggcttctttgttttgctttacctggcCACGTAGCTTTTGCTGCTAAACTGTCctctctcaacccacaagtcttCCCCCTTTCACCCTGCTGATGCACTCAGCCTGCCCACTGTTGGCAAGGGATTGAGCAGCTGCGTGATGCCAAGCTGCCTACTAGGATTAGCCTGCACCACCTGGGAAGGCAAGGCCCAATGAATCACTGAAACCAGAGGGCACTGCACCcgctcttctgcaaaatgttggCCGACTGTGTGGCAGCTGAGCTGTCAGCACCCCATGCCCGCATTCCCCAGCAAAGTGATGCATGGAACCTCAGGGACGCAGCGCTTGTGTGTTCAACAAGTGATTTATTGGCATGTTGGCACCTCTGCCAtagcacagctctctggccaCGTCCCGCTGATGGtaagcctggcctctgcctactcgatgctcaggaaggtgtccgagtcaccttgctgcaccccaaacagcatctcaatcaggaggagactatcagaagcatccacaacccggagcttgcaggagcgcctggagggcagcactgTGAGGCGGCTGTGTCGCGACCGAGGCAAAACCCGCCAGGCTGCACGTACCAATATCTGGAACCAGCGTGTGGTTTTCTCCACGTCTAGGTAGGGGCCGGTGCAGAGGGTGCCTAGCAGGCTGGGACCCTGatttctcctcagctcctccttggggtggtggaggaagcacagcatgtcCTTCACCAGCCGCTCCCTCATGCAGGTACACACCAGCTCCACGCGGAGGCGGGAGTTCCTTGCCGGCATCTCCTCATCAGTGCCCAGCTCGAGGTGGAAGGCGTGCCCGCGGGGGGCCTGCAGGGGCACGAGCAGGCGGTAGACGGCGTCATCCTCACGGGGACTCCAGCCTTGGCAGAAACTGCCCTCCCCAATGGCTGGCATCAGTCGCGGCATGAAACTATTCCTGCAGAGTCTTCGGCAGGTACGCAGAAgttcatccaccagctcctccaccatgaCAAATGATTCTGGCACGTCCAGAAGGCGCTCCGCCAAAATTCTGCCCATATCCAGAGCAAcactgggttttccttcttgctcctgcctgtgccccttctttctgcaactgcctttcttgctgcatGTGTCGGTCTCATGGCTCCTTCTGCTGAGCCACCACCAGAGCCCaaagagcaggaccaggactcCAGCAATGGCCCAGAACTGtcgctgctgcaaggcagcaaagagcagagctccccaggTCATGACGCTTGGCTCTTGGCTCGTCTGAACCTGGCTCCTTTgcctctggctgctctgcttcagctcctgcagcagccgagacatctccaggctcagcagctgcgcACGTTGCTGCATGCGCTCGCGCGTGGCCTCATCCAGCTCATCACCAACCTTCTGCGGGTACCAAATGGTCCCTAGCAGAACCCGGATGAGGAATTCTGTGGCAGCCATGgcctgcgggaggagggagagaaggggttgagtgtggctggaagggaaggaggtggtggcggggggagctgggggcagggaggagagggggcaaggcagctgggaggcagcaaggcctgcGCCCACCCGCGGCAGCGGCATCACCGTGCCCTGCCCAAGGCGCTCCCACGAGCGGCTGTGCCCTCGATGCAGGGTGAGAACCCACCCCACCGGGGGCGCGCGCTTCTGCCCCGGCCCTcgtccagcccagcctctgcctgcgtGCGCACTCACCGCTGGCCCAGGCTGTACTGGGGCAGGGCGTCCTGCTGGCGCCCCTGATAACCGCCCCCATTGTGACTCgtcccctctgctgtcacaggcgcCAGAGCGCATCACGGGCACGCCCGCCGGCCAgccccgcccctcggccccaccccggagcagcaactcacagctccccaggcagccagagccctgACAGCCAGAAAGCGCAGACCCACCCGGCAGGACAAGGCCGGGTGACTCGATTTGGGGAAATTACTTTATTAACAATCAACTCGGTTCACTTGGGTAAGTCGATATCACGGTGGGCGCAGGCTTTTCCACCGACACCTTGATGACAGCTGTGATGCCCCTCCTGACCACCATACCCCTGTCAGGCTGGCGCAGGAGGGATTTCCTGCTGCGGCTGCAGGATACCATGAGATACCTgcgctgctgcctggaggagaatcGCCTTGACCACCTCTTCTCTGGCAATGAGAACATGCCCcaggagatcatcttgcccccTGCCTTCCAAACAGCTGAACCCCTCAACCTTTCCCAGGAAGGAACGCtagttaattaaaacaaattgctgGTTAGGGAAGCTCTTCTCTCACATTCCCCGTGACCTTGGGCCAGCTGGAGTGGTAGACCTATtcaatgctgctttttcctcaagAGGGATGTGGAGAAGTGGCTGTAAGGCGTCATCACTGTAGTTTGCAGTTGTGGGAAACCAACAGGTCCAGCTATCAAGCAGTGACACTTCTCCACGGCTCTTAAATTGACAGGAGGGCTTCTGGTGGTCCAGTTCAACCTTCCTTTGGGACTGCCCCACGGCCACTTAATCTGTAGCTTTCAGGTACCGCAACAACAGGATCTATTAGGGTGCAGAGGAttgtggggggttggggtgcagTTTCCTGGGAAGGACTTACAGCAGAACCTAGGCATCATGGCACTCTGGACACTTGTGCCAGGGTACAGCGAGGGCCAGCCGCTCCCTCAGGGCCTGGAAGTCAGGAGCTGAGTGTGCTAAGACAAAGGCCTGTCCCACCACCTCCACCCAGGTAGTGGGGCAGGCCTGGAGACCCTTGGCAGGTTCACTCATGCCTGCAGATCATCAAGCAGGTTCACGGTGATGAGGCAGGATGAGTTCAGGCCAGGAAGTcaacctgcagctcagggctgtggggacaagGCCAGgccgaggccaggctgggataGTGGCCCACTGGTGGGCCTGGCTCAACGGAGCCCATggccaggccaggcaaggctgggggaagctggaaacTGACAACCTGAAGTGTCGCTCTGACGGGGACTGACAGCCCTGGTTTGAGCTGCAGGGGGATTCTGGGCCATGGACAGGGCGGAGGGAAGGCCTGGGGGGGCTGGTCAGGGCCCTGGCAACCATGGAGGCAGCGTATCTCGTAAGCCagttaattaatactttttgcTCCTAAGCTAGGAGAGACCCATGACACCGTTTAGGGACCAGGGAAAGCGAAGCGATGCAGACTTCTTGCACGTGCGTTATTTACACAGTCGATTGCAGGGAAACCCACGTAGTGACATCCAGTGGCAATGGAGTGCAGGGAGCATTTCCTGCCTGTGACATGACACGCTGAGACAGGGTTTTCTTATGCCGAGTCCTGCTCTTGCTCCTTTCCACTCCCATCACGCCCACAGTtcagccatttcctttttctacataTGGTGTTAGCTATCTTGCTTCGTCCTTGTGCATTCCCTGTCCTTTGGCAGATTATAGCCTGAAATTAACTCCAGTTTAATGGAAAAGGTTATCAGTTGCCATGGAAATGCCTTACCATGTGATTGTGGTTGTACTTCCTGTTGTGCTTAGGGCTGAAACCATTAGACGAGCCTTGTTTTTACACTTGCTTACAGTTCTATAGATATCTGTTACTCAAAACTGCGGACAGAATGTTCAGTCTTCTAACACAggtcattttggtttttatgctGTGATCTTATGCCAAGCTGTTAAACACTTATGCTAAAGCTTTCTGCAACAGACATCCTCAGACTTCCTGGTTTGTTATTTAAGAACTGCAAAGCCAAATTCCTGCTGATAACTATTAACTGTCAAGGAAATAGGTTGATTTCCATGAACAAAGAGAATGCTGAAGCTGGTCGCTTGCCTTTGCTGGCTGGCTGATACTGAGATAAGAGCTCTAGGATGCAGGAGGTATGGGCcgctgtgccaggcagcctaGCACGGAAAACTGCCCAATGCTGGGTGACTCTTGGCCTCAGTGTTAGCGACTGTAAACAgcacctccttttcctcagggGTATACCTGCCACCACTAATAGCTCATCTGGGGATCTGTGCTGGCTCTTTCTTTGTTCATCGTATATATTAGGGATTCCAGTAATGCAGttgattggtaataaagtaataaattaatgaagtaaTTTCCCCTAATCGAGTCACTGTTTTGCCAGTggtggtaattgctgagtgatctccctgtctttatcgaaaagcactgcattttgttgtcattttctcctcctgcagtcaTGTGGAGCGGCAATGATTGAGCGGTTTGGTGAGAcctggtgcccagctgtgctcaACCACTGACAGTATCCATGGCACATGTCACCGGATCTTAGGTTTGGTGAGGGTTTCAGGGGtcttttgtctgctttgtaAGGGGAGCCATTGGGCTATCAAGCTATGGATGCTTGAAGCAGCTGTGAGTTGCTGctccggggtggggccgaggggcggggcTGGCCGGCGGGCGTGCCCGTGATGCGCTCTGgcgcctgtgacagcagaggggacGAGTCACAATGGGGGCGGTTATCAGGGGCGCCAGCAGGACGCCCTGCCCCAGTACAGCCTGGGCCAGCGGTGAGTGCGCacgcaggcagaggctgggctggacgAGGGCCGGGGCAGAAGCGCGCGCCCCCGGTGGGGTGGGTTCTCACCCTGCATCGAGGGCACAGCCGCTCGTGGGAGCGCCTTGGGCAGGGCACGGTGATGCCGCTGCCGCGGGTGGGCgcaggccttgctgcctcccagctgccttgccccctctcctccctgcccccagctccccccgccaccacctccctcccttccagccacactcaaccccttctctccctcctcccgcaggcCATGGCTGCCACAGAATTCCTCATCCGGGTTCTGCTAGGGACCATTTGGTACCCGCAGAAGGTCGGTGATGAGCTGGATGAGGCCACGCGTGAGCGCATGCAGCAACGTGCGCAGCTGCTGAGCTTGGAGATGtctcggctgctgcaggagctggagcagagcagccaggagcagagcaatgtggcctggggagctctgctctttgctgccttgcagcagcgaCAGTTCTGGGCCATTGCTGgagtcctggtcctgctctttGGGCTCTGGTGGTGGCTCAGCAGAAGGAGCCATGAGACCGACACatgcagcaagaaaggcagttgcagaaagaaggggcacaggcaggagcaagaaggaaaacccagtgTTGCTCTGGATGTGGG
Proteins encoded:
- the LOC135314917 gene encoding LOW QUALITY PROTEIN: inositol 1,4,5-trisphosphate receptor-interacting protein-like (The sequence of the model RefSeq protein was modified relative to this genomic sequence to represent the inferred CDS: substituted 1 base at 1 genomic stop codon), with product MQGENPPHRGRALLPRPSSSPASACVRTHRWPRLRQSASRARPPASPAPRPHPGAATHSSPGSQSPDSQKAQTHPAGQGRVTRFGEITLLTINSVHLGWRRRDFLLRLQDTMRYLRCCLEENRLDHLFSGNENMPQEIILPPAFQTAEPLNLSQEGTLAMAATEFLIRVLLGTIWYPQKVGDELDEATRERMQQRAQLLSLEMSRLLQELEQSSQEQSNVAWGALLFAALQQRQFWAIAGVLVLLFGLWWWLSRRSHETDTCSKKGSCRKKGHRQEQEGKPSVALDVGRILAERLLDVPESFVMVEELVDELLRTCRRLCRNSFMPRLMPAIGEGSFCQGWSPREDDAVYRLLVPLQAPHGHAFHLELGTDEEMPARNSRLRVELVCTCTRERLVKDMLCFLHHPKEELRRNQGPSLLGTLCTGPYLDVEKTTRWFQTLVRAAWQVLPRSQHSRLTVLPSRRSCKLRVVDASDSLLLIEMLFGVQQGDSDTFLSIEXAEARLTISGTWPESCAMAEVHIFTHRARRGGTPRGAGPAEPSTLDTENTQLRQLWELLLRLSCAEEARPGERGPMQLKGPLQGGLRQRHPLPAGR